One Pleurocapsa sp. PCC 7327 DNA segment encodes these proteins:
- a CDS encoding EAL domain-containing protein: MNNTQLNSFGGNILVIDDTPDNLRVLSASLMGRGYQVRCVKNGAMALITAKKAPPDLILLDIKMPEMDGYEVCEKLKADVHTREIPVIFLSALDDVFDKVKAFQVGGVDYITKPFQIEEIVVRIQHQLALRAAKSKIEQLNAELEQKVQQRTAQLEEVIGKLHQEIAKHKQTQQKLLQQSLHDALTGLPNRTLLMEHLQKALQRSQRNKNYLFALLFIDLDRFKIINDSWGHAVGDGLLIAVSRILKGCTREADTVARLSGDEFAILLEDLKDFQDAIAVAERLLDKLISPIHLEERKLFAGASIGIVFGATNYQNGTELLRDADIAMYRAKALGKGRCAVFDREMYAQTLHLSQIETDLRYALDRQEFLLYYQPIVSLATGKVTGFEALIRWQHPEKGLIYPGDFIAIAEETGLIVPIGEWVLREACQQLCIWQQKLPPASSMYISVNLSSRQIKQFDFVDKLAKILSDTGLDGQNLRLELTETMLMDRGEKTIELLSGIKAQKIQLSIDDFGTGYSCLSYLHRFPIDALKIDRSFVSSIDAQGNNCEIVKTIITLAHSLGIKAIAEGVETSYQLAQLRNLGCDEAQGYFFSQPVNCHLAEALLPKYN; this comes from the coding sequence ATGAATAATACTCAGTTAAATTCTTTTGGTGGAAATATTTTAGTTATTGACGATACTCCCGATAATTTACGGGTTTTGTCGGCATCTCTGATGGGGCGAGGCTATCAAGTTCGCTGCGTAAAAAATGGGGCAATGGCATTAATTACCGCCAAAAAAGCCCCTCCCGATCTCATTTTGCTAGATATTAAAATGCCAGAAATGGATGGCTACGAAGTCTGCGAGAAACTCAAAGCTGATGTCCATACTCGTGAGATTCCCGTCATTTTTCTCAGCGCGTTGGATGATGTTTTTGATAAGGTGAAAGCGTTTCAAGTGGGAGGCGTAGACTATATCACCAAACCTTTTCAAATTGAAGAGATTGTGGTTCGCATTCAGCACCAATTGGCATTAAGAGCAGCTAAATCCAAAATTGAGCAGTTAAACGCCGAATTGGAGCAAAAAGTCCAACAAAGAACGGCACAATTAGAAGAAGTTATTGGCAAACTTCATCAAGAAATTGCCAAGCACAAACAAACCCAACAAAAACTGCTGCAACAGTCTTTACACGATGCGCTGACGGGTTTACCCAATCGGACTTTGTTGATGGAGCATTTGCAAAAAGCACTCCAACGCAGTCAAAGAAACAAAAATTATTTATTTGCTCTCTTGTTTATCGACCTCGATCGCTTCAAAATTATTAACGATAGTTGGGGACATGCTGTGGGGGATGGACTTTTAATTGCTGTCTCCCGCATCCTTAAAGGATGTACCCGCGAGGCAGATACTGTGGCTCGTTTGAGCGGAGATGAATTTGCTATTCTCCTTGAGGATCTCAAAGATTTTCAAGATGCGATCGCTGTCGCCGAGCGACTGCTCGATAAACTGATCTCTCCTATTCATTTAGAAGAGCGAAAATTGTTTGCTGGTGCCAGCATTGGTATTGTTTTTGGTGCGACCAATTATCAAAATGGCACGGAATTACTGCGGGATGCAGATATTGCGATGTACCGCGCTAAAGCTCTAGGAAAAGGACGCTGTGCCGTTTTCGATCGCGAAATGTACGCTCAGACGCTACATCTATCTCAAATCGAAACTGACTTGCGCTATGCGCTCGACCGTCAAGAATTTTTACTATATTATCAACCGATTGTCTCTCTTGCTACTGGAAAAGTTACGGGTTTTGAGGCATTGATACGCTGGCAACATCCAGAAAAAGGGTTAATTTATCCAGGCGATTTTATCGCAATCGCCGAAGAGACTGGCTTAATTGTTCCGATTGGCGAATGGGTTTTACGAGAAGCTTGCCAACAGTTATGCATTTGGCAACAAAAACTTCCCCCAGCTTCATCTATGTATATCAGTGTCAATCTTTCGAGCCGACAAATTAAACAATTTGATTTTGTGGATAAGTTAGCCAAAATTCTCAGCGATACTGGTTTAGATGGACAAAATCTCCGGCTAGAACTGACTGAAACCATGTTGATGGATCGAGGAGAAAAGACGATCGAGCTTCTTAGTGGAATCAAAGCACAAAAAATTCAGTTGAGCATTGATGATTTCGGTACGGGTTATTCATGCTTAAGTTATTTACACCGTTTTCCAATCGATGCCTTAAAGATCGATCGCTCCTTTGTTAGTTCCATCGACGCTCAAGGCAACAATTGCGAAATCGTCAAGACCATTATTACTCTGGCTCATTCTTTAGGCATTAAAGCGATCGCTGAAGGAGTAGAAACCTCTTATCAACTCGCTCAATTAAGAAATTTGGGATGCGACGAAGCACAAGGATATTTCTTTTCCCAACCCGTCAACTGTCACTTAGCAGAGGCTTTGTTGCCTAAATATAATTAA
- a CDS encoding hybrid sensor histidine kinase/response regulator, translated as MKLSQPIATPKEQAQQFRGIPLRLVLVLPFVLQVVSAVGLVGYLSFKNGQEAVNDLADRLMDKSSSLVFKHLDNYLETPQKINQINLDAIALGLLDLKDFKTAGHYFWKQLQTHPDVSYMAYALTTGEYAGAGKFLAGQGVTIDELSPATKWKSYTYATDSQGNRTEIVAVYHDYDPKTENWYEDAIKAGKPIWGSVYNWDGENLAGYISITATSPIYTQKHQLVGVIGVDLLLASISDFLQQLKISPTAKTFIVERNGLLIASSSTEKPFTLVNGVAKRLSALNSSDERIQATAKYLQQKFSNFQAIKDKQKLDFQLQGKRQFVRVTPWKDEFGLDWLVVITIPESDFMAQINANTQTTITLCFVALLIAVLLGLITSRWITQPILRLGKASVAIAQGDLNQRVEVKGIIELSVLSHSFNEMAQQLQASFANLALSNQLLDRVNQELEKSNQELETRVEQRTAELQQAKEVAERANRAKSDFLANMSHELRTPLNAILGFSQLLNRETSLTKQQQENIGIINRSGEHLLSLINDVLDLAKIESGKMALYPTDFDLYALLDLIEEMLALRAESKGLQFIIERSNDLPRYINTDDKKLRQVLINLLGNAIKFTHEGSVILRASSVMSHDSLARNHKEQRINDQGQTTIYFEIEDTGAGIAPEEIDTLFEAFVQTETGKQSQQGTGLGLPITKKFVELMGGTITVSSKVGQGSIFKFNIQAQLSEASKITAQKPTQRVIGLEPNQQEYRILVVDDRWENRQLLLKLLQPTGFQVKEASNGQEAIEIWQSWQPHLIWMDMRMPVMNGYEATQQIKSHIQGQATVIVALTASTLEEEKAVILSAGCDDFVRKPFREEVIFEKMAQYLGVNYIYEELDSEDTSETVIIEKLTAAALAIMPDEWLKKLVESATLIDEQRIAKLLSQIPQEHQALAKAIEKEVDNFDFDRLMNLAQEAINL; from the coding sequence ATGAAATTATCACAGCCGATCGCGACTCCAAAAGAGCAAGCTCAGCAATTTCGAGGCATACCTCTGCGCTTAGTCTTAGTATTGCCTTTTGTGCTGCAAGTTGTCAGTGCAGTAGGATTGGTGGGCTATCTTTCCTTCAAAAACGGACAGGAGGCAGTCAACGATCTCGCCGATCGCTTGATGGATAAAAGCAGTAGTTTAGTATTCAAGCATCTCGATAATTATCTAGAAACGCCGCAAAAAATCAATCAAATCAATCTCGACGCGATCGCACTGGGGTTATTGGACTTAAAAGACTTTAAGACAGCAGGACATTACTTTTGGAAACAACTACAAACACACCCAGATGTGTCTTATATGGCTTATGCACTAACTACAGGAGAATATGCGGGTGCGGGAAAATTTTTAGCCGGACAGGGAGTTACCATAGATGAACTTTCCCCCGCTACCAAATGGAAAAGCTATACTTATGCGACCGATAGTCAGGGCAACCGCACCGAAATAGTGGCAGTATACCATGACTACGACCCGAAGACAGAAAATTGGTACGAGGATGCCATTAAAGCTGGTAAACCAATATGGGGTTCTGTATACAACTGGGATGGGGAAAATTTAGCAGGATATATTTCTATTACCGCTACCAGTCCCATTTACACTCAAAAACATCAACTTGTGGGTGTTATTGGAGTCGATTTACTTTTAGCTAGTATTAGCGATTTCTTACAGCAACTAAAAATTAGCCCGACTGCCAAAACTTTTATTGTCGAGCGCAATGGATTATTAATTGCCTCCTCCAGTACCGAAAAACCTTTTACCCTAGTTAATGGCGTAGCAAAAAGACTCAGCGCACTCAACAGTTCCGACGAACGAATTCAAGCAACAGCCAAGTATTTACAACAAAAATTTAGTAACTTTCAAGCCATTAAAGACAAGCAAAAACTGGATTTTCAACTACAAGGCAAACGCCAATTTGTGCGAGTCACTCCCTGGAAAGATGAATTTGGTTTGGATTGGTTAGTCGTCATTACCATCCCCGAATCAGACTTCATGGCACAGATAAATGCCAATACTCAGACAACCATCACCCTCTGTTTTGTGGCATTATTAATCGCAGTTTTGTTAGGATTAATTACCTCTCGTTGGATTACGCAACCAATTCTGCGTTTGGGTAAAGCTTCTGTTGCTATTGCCCAAGGAGATTTAAACCAACGAGTAGAAGTCAAAGGCATCATTGAACTGAGCGTATTGTCTCACTCCTTCAACGAGATGGCGCAACAACTACAAGCTTCCTTTGCTAATTTAGCGCTTAGCAACCAACTACTAGATAGGGTAAATCAAGAATTAGAAAAAAGCAATCAAGAGTTAGAAACTAGAGTAGAACAGAGAACCGCCGAACTACAGCAAGCTAAAGAAGTAGCAGAACGAGCAAACCGAGCTAAAAGTGACTTTTTGGCAAATATGAGCCATGAATTGCGAACTCCTCTCAATGCTATTCTCGGTTTCTCCCAACTATTGAATCGAGAAACCTCTCTCACCAAACAACAACAGGAGAATATTGGCATTATCAATCGCAGTGGCGAACATTTACTCTCTCTAATTAATGACGTACTAGATTTAGCTAAAATCGAGTCGGGAAAAATGGCTCTCTATCCCACAGACTTCGATTTATATGCTTTGTTAGACTTAATCGAAGAAATGTTGGCACTGAGAGCAGAATCTAAAGGGTTACAGTTTATTATTGAACGTAGTAACGATTTGCCTCGATACATTAATACTGATGACAAAAAACTCCGTCAAGTTTTAATTAATTTACTAGGCAATGCCATCAAATTTACCCATGAAGGGAGTGTAATCCTGAGAGCATCATCAGTCATGAGTCATGATTCATTGGCAAGAAACCACAAAGAACAAAGGATAAATGATCAAGGACAAACAACTATTTACTTTGAAATCGAAGACACTGGCGCTGGCATTGCCCCCGAAGAGATTGATACTTTATTTGAAGCATTTGTTCAAACGGAAACAGGCAAACAATCCCAACAAGGAACGGGTTTAGGCTTGCCAATTACTAAAAAGTTCGTCGAACTTATGGGAGGCACAATTACGGTTAGTTCTAAAGTTGGTCAGGGAAGTATTTTTAAATTTAATATCCAAGCGCAATTGAGTGAAGCGAGCAAAATTACCGCACAAAAACCAACTCAAAGAGTTATTGGACTCGAACCCAATCAACAAGAATATCGTATTTTAGTGGTAGACGATCGCTGGGAAAACCGACAACTATTATTAAAATTATTACAACCAACTGGATTTCAAGTAAAAGAAGCTAGTAACGGACAAGAAGCCATAGAGATTTGGCAAAGTTGGCAACCCCATCTCATTTGGATGGATATGCGAATGCCTGTGATGAACGGTTATGAGGCAACTCAACAAATTAAATCCCATATCCAAGGACAAGCGACAGTAATTGTTGCTTTAACCGCCAGTACTCTCGAAGAAGAAAAAGCCGTGATTCTCTCAGCTGGTTGCGATGACTTTGTGCGCAAACCTTTTCGAGAAGAAGTCATTTTTGAAAAAATGGCTCAATATCTCGGCGTGAATTATATCTATGAAGAGCTTGATTCTGAGGATACCTCTGAAACAGTAATTATTGAAAAATTAACCGCCGCCGCTTTAGCAATTATGCCCGATGAATGGTTAAAGAAACTTGTTGAGTCTGCTACTTTGATTGACGAGCAACGCATTGCAAAATTATTGTCCCAAATCCCTCAAGAACATCAAGCTTTAGCTAAAGCTATTGAGAAAGAAGTCGATAATTTTGATTTCGATCGCCTGATGAACCTCGCTCAAGAAGCTATCAATTTATGA
- a CDS encoding ATP-binding cassette domain-containing protein — MVSMTSKVQNVKVLNNHENDEVIQVQGLLKRYGKLVAVKGIDFSVRQGEIFGLIGPDGAGKTTTFHILAGVMEATSGNVQILGKLPHDARLSTGYLTQQFSLYLDLSIDENLRYTAGLRQVPEPLFYQRRAKYLKLMNLERFSDRLAGRLSGGMKQKLALCCALISQPKILLLDEPTTGVDPISRREFWDVLAAISSEGVTVVIATPYLDEAERCHRIALMHQGEIKQIGTLSQLRESLGLQRLEVRTDRLALAEAVLASNRDCATSIIDVQTFGDRLDVLVKDASAGEAEVRKRFRQQQIMPDRIQVAPPTLENVFVTRLREYRDNPESIPFPRSKSENLHSHLNVAIGARSLKKVFGDFHAVEEVTLEVRYGEIYGLLGANGAGKTTTIKMLCGLLDPTAGAISLAGETKDLRSTQVRQRIGYMSQKFTLYDDLSIVENLEFYCGVYGVPRRLRRSKIDWVLATCGLEGKENMITGQLPGGWKQRVAFGASVMHEPEILFLDEPTSGVDPLARRQLWRSINEFARQGMAILVTTHYLEEAEQCNRMGLMVAGEIVVQGSPSEIKASQPGQLLEFVTNRTQEASNLLKTHLSSWRVSIFGDRLHLVLDYPDKEVPEIRSLLETAGIKIHSLRSIPFSLEDAFIGIVQRTQEG, encoded by the coding sequence ATGGTATCCATGACCTCCAAAGTTCAAAATGTCAAAGTTTTGAATAACCATGAGAATGATGAAGTTATCCAAGTCCAAGGTTTATTGAAGCGCTACGGCAAACTAGTCGCTGTCAAAGGGATCGATTTTTCGGTACGGCAAGGAGAAATCTTTGGTCTCATCGGTCCCGATGGTGCGGGAAAAACAACGACTTTCCACATCCTCGCTGGCGTGATGGAGGCGACATCGGGAAACGTCCAAATATTAGGAAAATTACCTCACGATGCGCGTTTGTCTACAGGATATCTGACGCAACAATTCTCTCTCTATCTCGACCTAAGCATCGATGAAAATTTGCGCTATACGGCGGGATTGCGCCAAGTTCCCGAACCATTGTTTTACCAGCGCCGCGCTAAATACCTGAAATTGATGAATTTGGAGAGATTTAGCGATCGCTTGGCGGGTCGTCTTTCTGGGGGAATGAAGCAAAAATTAGCCCTCTGCTGCGCCTTGATCTCCCAACCGAAAATTTTACTTTTGGACGAACCGACTACAGGAGTCGATCCCATCTCCCGCCGAGAATTTTGGGATGTTCTCGCTGCCATTTCTAGTGAGGGAGTGACGGTTGTCATCGCTACGCCTTACCTCGATGAAGCAGAACGCTGCCATCGCATTGCTTTAATGCACCAAGGAGAAATTAAGCAAATCGGAACGCTTTCGCAGTTGCGAGAGAGTTTGGGATTGCAGCGATTAGAGGTACGAACGGATCGACTGGCATTGGCGGAAGCGGTTTTAGCGTCCAATCGCGATTGCGCTACCTCTATCATAGACGTACAAACCTTTGGCGATCGCTTGGATGTTTTGGTTAAAGATGCATCGGCAGGCGAAGCAGAAGTCAGAAAAAGATTTCGCCAGCAACAAATAATGCCGGATCGAATTCAAGTTGCCCCTCCAACTCTAGAAAATGTCTTCGTAACCCGCTTGCGAGAGTATAGAGACAATCCCGAATCGATTCCCTTTCCCCGCAGCAAAAGCGAAAATCTACATTCTCATTTGAATGTAGCCATTGGCGCGCGTTCTCTCAAAAAGGTGTTTGGTGACTTCCATGCAGTTGAAGAAGTGACTTTAGAAGTACGCTATGGGGAAATTTACGGATTGCTGGGGGCAAATGGCGCGGGGAAAACGACCACGATTAAGATGCTGTGCGGATTGTTAGATCCAACGGCAGGCGCGATCTCTCTAGCAGGAGAAACAAAGGATTTACGCAGCACTCAAGTACGCCAGCGCATCGGTTACATGAGTCAGAAATTCACTCTCTACGACGATTTGAGCATCGTGGAAAATCTGGAGTTCTACTGCGGGGTTTATGGCGTTCCCCGCCGCTTGCGCCGTAGCAAAATCGACTGGGTACTGGCAACTTGCGGTCTAGAGGGAAAAGAGAATATGATTACGGGTCAATTGCCGGGAGGATGGAAGCAACGGGTTGCCTTTGGCGCTTCAGTAATGCACGAACCAGAAATCCTCTTTCTCGACGAACCGACTTCGGGAGTCGATCCGCTGGCGCGTCGCCAGTTATGGCGATCGATTAACGAGTTCGCGCGTCAAGGAATGGCAATTTTAGTGACAACTCACTATTTAGAGGAGGCGGAACAATGCAACCGCATGGGATTGATGGTAGCGGGAGAAATCGTGGTGCAGGGTTCGCCTAGCGAGATTAAAGCATCTCAACCCGGTCAGTTGCTGGAGTTCGTCACCAACCGCACTCAGGAGGCTTCTAATCTATTAAAAACTCATTTATCGTCTTGGCGGGTATCAATTTTTGGCGATCGTCTGCACCTCGTTCTCGATTATCCCGATAAAGAAGTTCCTGAAATTCGTTCTTTACTAGAAACTGCCGGAATTAAAATTCATTCGCTGCGATCGATTCCTTTCTCCCTCGAAGATGCTTTTATTGGCATCGTCCAACGCACCCAAGAAGGGTGA
- a CDS encoding zinc ribbon domain-containing protein: protein MAARRKKVITRTYRVFLSDVNVGKQEILKDFVFKCKDITQYFVDLFWQRQDFTGKLADLPTVHKAVKRFEITTRLSQALAKQAKEVVRSQYKKPIKRKPNLKNQIVTLYYHFVTIEKGQGSFDWVVKFIGSGAPRLIVPVKSTKPLNQKLQDGWNMSKTLRLGIKRGRLYIDFLVEKEIPLPKTEGVVVGMDSNYKNGLVFSDGQTTGNSLYKRIQQFGKRQKHTKVEAKSMIGAAFKQIDFSQIKTVVVEDLKKVKHDQRGTFSRVFNRRLSHWLYKYSETLLQRKCEELGIEVIRKNPWKTSQFCRQCFRWDRRNRKGDKFLCVNCGHAEHADFNASKNLELLGLLGFYGIHDLQSSKCQSFE, encoded by the coding sequence ATGGCTGCCAGGCGCAAGAAAGTAATAACTAGAACCTATAGAGTATTTCTTAGCGACGTTAATGTAGGTAAACAAGAAATACTTAAAGATTTTGTATTTAAGTGTAAAGATATAACACAATATTTTGTTGACTTGTTTTGGCAAAGACAAGACTTTACAGGTAAATTGGCTGATTTGCCTACTGTGCATAAAGCAGTCAAAAGGTTTGAGATCACTACTAGACTTTCTCAAGCTCTGGCAAAGCAAGCCAAAGAAGTAGTACGTTCCCAATACAAAAAACCTATAAAGAGAAAACCCAATCTTAAAAATCAAATAGTTACTTTGTACTATCACTTTGTCACTATCGAAAAAGGGCAAGGTAGTTTTGATTGGGTTGTTAAATTTATAGGTTCTGGAGCGCCTCGTTTGATTGTTCCAGTTAAATCTACAAAGCCACTCAATCAAAAGCTGCAAGATGGTTGGAATATGTCTAAAACCTTGAGACTGGGCATAAAAAGAGGTAGACTTTATATTGATTTCTTGGTTGAAAAAGAAATTCCACTTCCCAAAACAGAAGGTGTTGTAGTTGGTATGGATTCTAACTACAAAAATGGACTTGTTTTTAGTGACGGTCAAACTACTGGAAATTCTCTCTACAAAAGAATTCAGCAGTTTGGTAAACGTCAGAAGCACACTAAAGTAGAAGCTAAATCTATGATTGGTGCTGCCTTCAAACAAATAGACTTTTCTCAAATCAAAACTGTTGTAGTTGAGGATTTGAAAAAGGTTAAACACGATCAACGAGGGACGTTCTCTCGCGTGTTTAACAGGCGATTGTCCCATTGGCTTTATAAGTACTCTGAGACATTGTTGCAACGAAAATGCGAAGAACTGGGGATAGAGGTTATACGCAAAAATCCTTGGAAAACTTCTCAATTTTGTCGCCAATGTTTTAGGTGGGACAGGAGAAATCGTAAAGGGGATAAGTTTTTGTGCGTTAATTGTGGTCATGCTGAACACGCTGACTTCAACGCCTCCAAAAATTTAGAACTTTTAGGGTTGCTGGGATTCTATGGTATCCATGACCTCCAAAGTTCAAAATGTCAAAGTTTTGAATAA
- a CDS encoding IS607 family transposase: protein MLGVNPWTIRRWVYAGEAPSIKDKPGRVFIPGWWVNKKLGLTAPSTNIRCAIYGRESSLENKAAMESQIEILTKYALAKGYQIMSVTKEFASGLNDDRKKLHKLLKDREFDILLVENKDRLTRFGFKWFETLCPFKIEVINLAENTTNDLMEDLIAILTSFAARLYGQRRGRKKSQAAIKALEEVE, encoded by the coding sequence ATGTTAGGTGTAAATCCCTGGACAATCCGACGTTGGGTGTATGCAGGTGAAGCACCTTCAATAAAAGATAAACCTGGTAGAGTATTCATTCCTGGTTGGTGGGTAAACAAAAAGCTTGGGCTAACTGCACCATCAACTAACATTAGGTGCGCTATATATGGGCGTGAATCTTCTTTAGAAAACAAAGCTGCTATGGAATCCCAGATTGAGATACTAACAAAGTATGCGTTAGCTAAGGGATACCAAATAATGTCTGTAACAAAAGAGTTTGCATCAGGGTTGAATGACGATAGGAAGAAGTTACATAAACTTCTAAAGGATAGAGAATTTGACATTTTATTAGTTGAAAATAAAGACAGATTGACTAGATTTGGTTTTAAGTGGTTCGAGACTCTTTGCCCATTCAAAATAGAAGTTATCAATCTAGCCGAAAATACAACAAATGATTTAATGGAAGATTTAATAGCTATATTAACTAGCTTTGCTGCTAGATTGTATGGGCAAAGAAGAGGTAGAAAGAAGTCACAAGCAGCTATTAAAGCGTTGGAGGAAGTAGAATAA
- a CDS encoding class I SAM-dependent methyltransferase gives MNSLERFSDRATDYAKYRPSYPTAAIDRILEGLNNPLVAADIGAGTGISSRLLAERGVRVLAIEPNADMREAAASHPLVEFFDSTAEKTGIAEASIDLVTCFQSFHWFDRKPTVAEFRRILKPSGRLALVWNQDDASDKFTIDCTRLIFRLSFPNPLDRLVKKVILLPSKLIQSWYDWQLFRLLRSYNFANIRSYEFAYKQELDLYGLIGLARSQSFVPLSESVQQRLVSGLGELCDRCGDENGKVSLAYKTIVYIAQVSERLQKE, from the coding sequence ATGAACTCTTTGGAACGATTTTCCGATCGCGCAACAGATTATGCTAAATACCGACCCAGCTATCCTACAGCAGCCATCGATCGCATTCTAGAAGGACTGAATAATCCTCTTGTAGCTGCCGATATTGGTGCGGGGACGGGAATTTCCTCACGCCTGCTTGCCGAACGTGGAGTGCGCGTACTGGCGATCGAACCAAATGCCGATATGAGAGAAGCAGCAGCGTCTCATCCATTGGTTGAGTTCTTCGATAGCACGGCAGAAAAGACTGGCATAGCGGAAGCATCAATTGACTTGGTGACTTGCTTTCAATCGTTTCACTGGTTCGATCGCAAACCGACTGTGGCAGAGTTTCGCCGCATTCTTAAACCTAGCGGACGCTTAGCTTTAGTTTGGAACCAAGACGATGCATCGGACAAATTTACCATAGATTGCACTCGCCTGATTTTTAGGCTATCATTCCCAAATCCACTAGATCGCCTTGTCAAAAAAGTAATTCTGCTGCCTTCCAAGTTAATTCAATCTTGGTACGACTGGCAACTCTTTCGCCTTTTACGTTCGTACAATTTTGCTAATATCCGCAGTTATGAGTTTGCCTACAAACAGGAATTAGATCTATATGGACTGATTGGTTTAGCAAGAAGTCAATCGTTTGTCCCCCTTTCTGAGTCGGTACAACAGCGATTGGTCTCCGGTTTAGGGGAATTATGCGATCGCTGTGGCGATGAAAATGGCAAAGTATCTTTGGCATACAAGACAATTGTTTATATAGCCCAAGTATCGGAAAGACTTCAGAAAGAATAA
- a CDS encoding galactose mutarotase yields the protein MFAIAFKQEQYRTYILSDQKTLSRLEIVPERGGIVTRWQIQGQNILYLDAQRFANPQLSIRGGIPILFPICGNLPDNIYTYKGKQYTLKQHGFARDLPWEVAEQSTDNNSASLTLLLKSNEQTRAVYPFDFQLAFTYQLQENRLRIEQYFTNRSDEVMPFSTGLHPYFYAGDKTQLTFDIPASQYQDQQSQEIYPFSGTFDFNQDEIDVAFKSLTHHSTSLTDNQRRLKIAINYSALYSTLVFWTVKGKNYVCLEPWSAPRNALNTGEQLNYLEPGSTYQADVEIAVSYF from the coding sequence GTGTTTGCGATCGCCTTTAAACAAGAACAATACCGCACTTACATTCTCTCCGACCAAAAAACTCTCTCTCGTTTAGAAATTGTTCCCGAACGCGGCGGCATAGTAACTCGCTGGCAAATTCAAGGTCAGAATATTCTTTATCTAGATGCACAACGCTTCGCCAACCCTCAGTTAAGCATACGGGGTGGCATTCCGATTTTGTTTCCCATCTGCGGCAATCTACCCGACAACATTTATACTTACAAGGGAAAGCAATATACGCTCAAACAACATGGCTTTGCTCGCGATCTTCCCTGGGAAGTTGCCGAACAGTCAACCGACAATAACAGTGCCAGTCTGACTCTACTTTTAAAAAGTAACGAGCAAACTCGCGCCGTTTATCCCTTTGATTTTCAACTCGCATTTACCTACCAACTTCAAGAAAATCGTCTGAGAATCGAGCAGTATTTTACGAATAGATCGGATGAAGTAATGCCCTTTTCTACCGGGTTGCATCCCTATTTCTATGCAGGCGATAAAACTCAACTGACATTTGATATTCCTGCTTCCCAATACCAAGACCAACAAAGTCAAGAAATTTACCCGTTTTCGGGAACTTTCGACTTCAACCAGGACGAAATTGATGTTGCCTTTAAGTCATTAACTCATCATTCTACTTCCCTAACCGACAATCAACGCCGTCTAAAAATCGCGATTAATTACTCCGCTCTCTATTCGACCTTGGTATTTTGGACTGTCAAGGGGAAAAATTACGTTTGTCTCGAACCTTGGAGTGCTCCTCGCAATGCCCTGAATACGGGCGAACAACTCAATTACCTAGAACCAGGAAGTACCTACCAAGCAGATGTTGAGATAGCGGTAAGTTATTTCTAA
- a CDS encoding diacylglycerol/polyprenol kinase family protein, with protein sequence MSEPLFWVESLSSLWFPLSLVILYLGFILVLAEGLNRLTNTNGELTRKVVHIGAGHVILFAWWLNIPAWIGIGASAIACCIALLSYVVPILPSINSVGRKSLGTFFYAISIGILIGWFWTLNQPQYAAIGILVMAWGDGLAGIIGQNFGKHTYRVFGMTKSWEGSLTMTGASFLVTSLILLAVDGNIWQTWLTSLAVAVVATGLESFSKLGVDNFTVPIGSAALAFALSQFLS encoded by the coding sequence TTGTCCGAGCCTCTTTTTTGGGTTGAATCGCTTTCGTCTCTCTGGTTTCCCCTGAGTCTGGTCATCCTCTACCTGGGATTTATCCTTGTTTTGGCTGAAGGGTTAAATCGTTTAACCAACACCAATGGAGAACTGACTCGAAAAGTCGTTCACATCGGTGCAGGTCACGTTATTTTATTTGCCTGGTGGCTGAATATTCCTGCTTGGATAGGAATAGGAGCTTCGGCGATCGCGTGTTGCATTGCTTTGCTTTCCTACGTAGTTCCCATTCTTCCCAGTATCAACAGCGTCGGACGAAAAAGTTTGGGAACCTTCTTCTATGCTATTAGTATTGGCATATTAATCGGCTGGTTTTGGACGCTCAACCAACCCCAATACGCAGCCATAGGAATTTTGGTCATGGCATGGGGCGATGGGTTGGCAGGTATTATCGGTCAGAATTTTGGCAAACATACTTACCGAGTCTTCGGAATGACTAAAAGTTGGGAAGGTTCGCTGACCATGACAGGGGCAAGCTTTCTTGTCACCAGTTTGATTCTTCTTGCCGTTGACGGCAATATCTGGCAAACTTGGTTAACATCCTTAGCGGTAGCAGTTGTGGCTACTGGTCTAGAGTCTTTTTCCAAGCTGGGGGTCGATAATTTCACAGTTCCCATTGGAAGTGCAGCTTTAGCCTTTGCTCTAAGTCAGTTTTTATCGTAG